CACTAGTTTTCCACATCATTACAGCGAAAGAGTTGCAGCGGGTAGCTGCTTTGAATGTCCTGGGAAAATCTATGAAGAATTTTAAAGCACCCTCAACTTTTCAAGACCGGGTAGAGAAGTGACAGGATGGGATGAACTTCAGTAGtgtttattactttatttcattGTTGTGTTGGGCAAAAAGATAGCTTGTACACAACtgtcccaacttttattatttttctggCTTTTCTGCAGTAGTCATCCACCTGCTTGTTTCGTTATTATCCACTGTAATATTGCCATTGTAATTTTCCATATCTTGTAGTGAAATGCTGTTGGCAATATCACATTGTTTCTGTATCAACTATTGACAGCagcaaaaaatgaaaaggaaatacTTTTAATTGTGATGCATTGCCTCTTTGATGTTTTGAGTGTGGGTGGTATCTAGTTATCCATATCACTTATTCTTTggtatttttgtattttcttagaACAACAGCAAAGCTATAGTTCCAAAATTTGGGATAGGCTGTGGATCCTCGACAGATTAAATTGGGTCGGCCATATGAGTTCTTTTCGAAGTCATGCTCTCTGCTATTTCCTTAATTtgtatgtcatttttttttgtattttcttaatGAAGTCATTTAAGGCTTTAATCAAACATTGACGGGTCAAACTTTGGACTATAGGTTTGCAAGGTGATCTGCATTTGGTAAATAGGGCAATGTAGAAGCAATTTGAGAGTTAGCCAGCACGTGTTATGGCTGCAACGACAGGCAGGTGGAAGGtcactatgtttttttttttttttttttttttttttttttcggtctTAAAAGGGGGAAAACATTTATTGTGGGTATCAAGATGTTACATGTATGAAATTTTATGGGAGGAGATTTGAACTTTTTCTATGTTGGAAATACCGGAAAGcatcaattgaattacaaagtTCATGTCTTGGATAATTCTACTAGTACCAGAAATAGCTAACGCTAGTTGTATGTTTTTAGCTTATTATTATGTCCAGGCAAAATATATTGGACTTGTTTGGGCTGAAGAATTCATGCCCAGTgagttaaaaaattacaatccaaTTACCCAGCCAGCTTTCTTGTTACAAACAACTCTGTCACCTTTTATTGGTCTTTGAATCTTCCAAAGCCCATCTCAGAAATGAAATCATGAAATCATTTACTTTCTGATTTTATACTTCATACCGTATAATTTTGTGCTCAAAAGCTTTAACTTATACTGCTGTCATGTTTAAcacctaaattttattttttattttttgagtttaacATACTCCcataattcattttattttcagaTAGTTCACTTCAACCATTAGTGtcaaataaatactaaaatttgtagggttgaaagaaaaaatccaaataaattttttattctaacccatattaaaaaaaaaaaaaaccaaatacacacaaaagtgagagagaatgaGGTTATAGTTTCTAACACAAAACACTACAAATTTCACTCAAAAGCCGTGATTCATATTTACATCAATGAAAttctatgtaataaaattttgctCGAAGGCTTTGTTTGTTACATCTTTTCTTCCCcatttatttaacttatttgatttatgtataactttttgaaatttcaatttttttttttaaatatagttaTACAACACTTTTCCCAGTTTATGTATTAAgttcaataaatttatttaaataaaatctcTCAATAGAGTATTaagtaataaacaaataataatctaaaaaaaaaaaaatagtttaatagTGGATGCACTAGATTGTAATTTGCAAGTTGTGGTTGTTTTGATTCTAATGGATGCAGTCATATTAGTTTATAAACATTCTACTTATAATTCATATAATACTATTTTGTGCTTAAAAGCTTAACAAAAACGCTTACATCAAACGTCTAAAAAATTTAACCgctcaaaaaactactttatttattttaatacttcaCAATACACACAACATtaaatactttattattttatcactttatttaaatattctttcttttaccACTCAAACCTCTTTCTCTAactttcatatataaatatatatatatatatatatatatatatatatatatatatatatatatatatatttgtgtttacCATCTAGTTACAATAAACTACCAATTGTTAGAGATGACAGTTTACTATAACTAGGTGTTAAAAATTATAGGTTTGATACCTTTGATATAGTAAGCTTTTAGTGCCGTGGACACTGAAATAGCATTTTAGCACTTTTGATGTGAATACTCTCACCAAAATATCGTGTTTATCACCTAATTaatggctttttcttttttctttttttcaataaaatgttGCTAAACAAATAAACAGAAGAGACCAAGCTATCTTTCTTctttcccaaaacaaaaaagagtaacAAACAAGAGAGCTAATTAGTGGAAGTACAAAGTTAGTAGTTTGTGACTCTAGTGCGTATCACAAATTCAGTGAAATTACTTCATCTTAGCCACCTAACTAGGGCCTCATTAAGCTGAAAGTGTTTAATACCAACACGCTAAATATAATTAAGGCAATTAAGCTTAAACAAAGGGAGCAGTTAGTTAATCCCCGAAAACTACTGACTATAGTCGAACACTAGCAATAATtaagtaataattaataaatagtgTAATACAGTGGATGCACTAGATTGTAATTTGTAAGTTGTGTTGTGACTCTAATGGGTGCCAATCATATTAAATCATTTACATTCTGCTTATAATTCATATAATACTATTTTGTGCTTAAAAGCTTATCTAAAACATTCACATTAACTTTTAGTaacttaaaaagttattttatttattttaacacatcattttacaatgcACCCAATATCaaatactctattttttttactactttatttaaatattcttttttttattctttcttttaccACTTAGGTCTTTCTCTCTAACTTTcatttaaataacttttttgtgATTATCATCTAACTAGCAGTTTATTGTAATTAggtgttaaaaaattataaatttgacaCCTTTGATATGGTGGAGTTTTAGTGTTTTGGAGTGCTAAAATAACATTTTGGTAATATTTTAGCACATTTAATATGAATGCTGTCACCATATATCATGTTTAACACCTaaatgggtaattttttttttcaattaaaatgttGCTCAAGTAATAAATAAGAGACCTAGCTATCTTTCtcatttccaaaaaaagaaaaaagaaaaagaaaaaaaaaaagagtaatataCAATAGAGCTAATTAGTAGATGCACAAGTTACGAATGAAACGTATAACAcctaaatgagttttttttttctttttttttgggttcaattaaaatgttttcaagTAATAAACAAGAGATCTAGCTATCTTTCttctttccaaaaaagaaaaaaagaaaaaaaaaaaagagtaacaaACAAGAGAGCTAATTAGTGGATGCACAAAGCTAGTAGTTCATGACTCAAGTGGGTATCACAAATTCAGTGAAATTACTTCATCTTAGCCACCCAAGTAGGGCCTTACATTAAGCTGAAAGTGTTTATAATTAAGGCAATTAAGCAataaacaaagggaaaaacagtTAGTTAATCCCCGAAAACCACTGATTATAGCAGTAGTACACACCAGTAGTTGTAGTAGTGAGAGTAGATCGAGTAGTGACCACGTTTCAACTTTTCAACTCTTTCGTACATATATTCCTTCGGCCTCAAGTATATCCATTCATAAAATTACCATTTCACCCCTCCCAACCCTTAAAACGACAAGGACATCCTAGTAACCACCCCCTCGTCACTTCCCAACTGAAAATAACCGCCCATATTCAAAACTCTCTGTCTCTCACAAACCCTAGTAACTGTCGATCTTACAAATACAAACCCACCtcctttttctcacttttttttttccttctccttttctTCTCAGAAACTATGACCACcattactactactactactactgacACCGATCTTCGGTTCTCGCCTTCTCCTCCGTCTCTCGAAGTTGCTGTGGTCCCCGAGAAGCCGAGGCAGAAACCCAGAAAGAAGCGTACAAAGCTGATCAGAATTGATGGCATGTCGACGGCGGGTTCGAGCAGTGGCGGTGGTGGTGTGCAGAAGCCGAAGTACAGCAAGAAGCCGGACCCGGGTGCGCCGAAGATAACTCGTCCGTGTAGCGAGTGCGGGAAGAAGTTCTGGTCGTGGAAGGCATTGTTCGGACACATGCGTTGCCACCCAGAACGGCAATGGCGGGGTATTAACCCCCCGCCAAATCTCCGGCGACCTGGGTCCCCTTCCGGGCAGCCGGTGGCGGTTATGGCACCGGTGGTGATGAGTGAAGAGGATCATGAGATTGCTTCGTGTTTGTTAATGCTGTCCAGTGGGGTTGATAGGGCTAGTGATCAGAGAAGTATAATTGAAGCGGAGTTTGATGGGTTTTTTAGGGAATCTATGGCGGCGGTGGGGTGCCGGTTCGAGTGTTCGAGTTGTAAGAAGGTGTTTGGGTCGCACCAGGCATTAGGAGGGCACAGGGCTAGTCACAAGAATGTGAAGGGTTGTTTTGCAATAACAAGGAGTAGTGCTAGTGATGGTGATGAGTTTGATAATATTCAAGACCAGAGTGTTAATGAAAGGGATGACATTGGCGCTGCTTTGGAGGAGGAGAAGATGTTGATGGTTTTGGGTGGGCACAAGTGTAGCATTTGTTTGAGGGTTTTTTCAAGTGGTCAAGCTTTGGGTGGACATAAGAGGTGTCATTGGGAGAAAGGAGATGAAGGGGTTACTACTTGTGGTTTGGACTTGAATATGCCTGCTCCAATGGAAGATGGGTCTTCGTCTTCTTATACTTCTACTTCAGGATTGACTTTGGATTTAAGGTTGGGACTATGAAGGAAGTTTTAGATAAATATAAAGCTAGATTCTTTTTTTAGCAATTGGGTTTCTCTTTCTGCTTAACCGATAGTATATTTTACtaggtttagttttttttttttttttttagtatattctATCGTGGTATATTTTGTAACAATAGATATGTGACTTTGATGGAAAAGTTGTACTATGTTGTCTCCACAATTAGGAGACAAACAGTTTGTGTTTGATAGACAACATGGAAAAACACTTACTTCTCATTAGTAATAAATTTACAAAGGTTGTTAAATCGAGGTTGGtgaatctttttttgtttttcatgcgCTTTTGATTGGGTATGCAGAGACCAATGGTGTTTGATGTATTAATTTATACATTCTTGTGTGTATGTATGGATGcatctttcctttttttccaaAATGGCTTTGACTGGTACTGAAATGGCAATGATTTGTCATTATTAAGAAATAGATTTTGGTGCCCTTTCTCATGGGGATTGTCCAGAACTACACAACATATTATTACTCTGATCAATATGGTCCTTGTTCATCTTAACTTACACCATTATGTGAATGTTCCATTTGGTGTGGATTTGGATTTACAACTATTGGAAAGTGGTTTAGCATTTGAATAGGTCAGCAGTCAAGGCCTGATTGCATATGATACTTGGTTCTCAGTTCATTTGTTGGATTTTGATTTCCAACTACTACTTTTGGAATTGGAGCTATAACTTTACAGATCTAGTCCACCAAGTAGTGACTAGTGGGTCCATTTTGACATTGGATTGTGGTATCCATCTCATGGATTTTGAGTTTCAAGCTATATGTAATGTAGTCTAACATTTGTTTGGTTTAGTTGTCAGGTCCAGTAGTGTAACAGTAATAAGCAGCTATATGATCCATCTCATGGATCTTGAGTCAGTCATGTAAAGGGATTTGATCACTAGTTAGGTCCCTTATGTCTGATATTGTTATGCTACTATCCGGCCCATCTCTTAGAAATTGAGCAAAAAGCCGTGTGAATGTAGTGCAACTGTTTGATGAGTTTAGTAGTAAGGCCTTAACTTCATGGGGGGAAAATAGTAGCAAATGTTTTGTAGTGAGAGTTGCTGATTAGACTGAAAATTCAAACATCATGTACAGATTTATGATACTAAAATGTTGAATCAATGCTGCTTGATTAATCCAAATGAATTGTTTACTGGTTCAAACTAAAATCTagataacaacaataaaacagAAAATCAGAATCTAGTACATTcattgtctttttgtttttgaaaaacagaatCAGtgccttcttttcttcttaatcCCTTtacacaccttttttttttttttgatgaatacaCACTAAATCTTTATTGAAGTATATTTGGACACCATCATAACTAGAGAACTTTGAGGTAGAGTTATCTGTCACAATTAGTGAGAACCTGAGAGGCTTTATAGCCTTGGGAGTGGAACTTGCAAGCATCATCTGCTAAAATAGGCAGTTCATATTTCTGGTTGCAACTGCAGAATATTTTTAGCAATTCTTTGTCAACCATCTCagtacaataaaaattaagagatgGTGGGTTACACTAGTTTAATGTACCTATAGATTGACCTAACTAACAATGGATGAACAAGTgacaaaatttatcaaataaatcTTTCAATTTTGTTATCCACATGGCAGGGCAGAGTCACCATGCACTGCATATTTGTGAATAAAACACTCTTCGGATCTCTTCAGTAAATGCTTATCCCAGAACAAAagtgaatttgaaaattttctatttaaaacaAGTTTTAGCTGACACTGGTAAATCAACATTGATCTTAGTAAGTAACCAGATGTCACATCAGCTATATGTAAGGAAACTACTTCAAAAGACAATGACCTCAGACCCacaaaaattttttattcagaTAAAGGGATAAGGGTAGAGAATAATATTGGCATAAAATGGTGTCCACGCGAAGAGGATAGGCTTGTTTCATTTTATGCAACTTCTGTTCCAATATAATATTACAAGTTATAAATACATGGCTAAGACCAAATCCTTTATGCCCTCCTcactgattatattttttttctatgccACTTGTGTAGGAAAAACTGAACCGTTCCACAAATCTCTTATGAGTATTATTATAAAGAACATAGGATTATGTGCTACTTTTAACACTTCAGTGGTACCCCATATATTCAACTGATTTTACCACTATACATAACTTTAGAATTCAAGAAACAGTTATGAACTTATTATAGAGTTTTATATCAAAGAGAAAATCAGGATGACCTTGAAGATCTAAGTAAATCATTTTCAATGAACTCAGAACATGACTTTTATAGTGCCTTGTCTACTTTATATGAATCTTTCCcataaaaaaccaaatcaaatgtCGTAAAGAAGTCAAGTCACCCATCACCAGGTCACACGTTTTGCACTAGCACTAATATTTTACAAACTACTTTAATTAGTCTATGCTTTGAAAGAATATATctcataaattcataatttgatTCTTGATAGCCATTGTGGGGGAAGTTTTGGTCAGATCCTCTGTTTGTTCtgtgaaaaaggaaaaaaagaaagttttaacactGACATTAGCAAGGAACATCATTCATTCAACTTTTGGTTTCTCTcttgatataaaataaattcttctcttccttctctaATCATTAAACCCATCATTCTCATTGGTTCAGAGAATGTTGATAGTCTATTTCCACcagttctctctttttta
This portion of the Castanea sativa cultivar Marrone di Chiusa Pesio chromosome 7, ASM4071231v1 genome encodes:
- the LOC142642403 gene encoding zinc finger protein ZAT3-like, encoding MTTITTTTTTDTDLRFSPSPPSLEVAVVPEKPRQKPRKKRTKLIRIDGMSTAGSSSGGGGVQKPKYSKKPDPGAPKITRPCSECGKKFWSWKALFGHMRCHPERQWRGINPPPNLRRPGSPSGQPVAVMAPVVMSEEDHEIASCLLMLSSGVDRASDQRSIIEAEFDGFFRESMAAVGCRFECSSCKKVFGSHQALGGHRASHKNVKGCFAITRSSASDGDEFDNIQDQSVNERDDIGAALEEEKMLMVLGGHKCSICLRVFSSGQALGGHKRCHWEKGDEGVTTCGLDLNMPAPMEDGSSSSYTSTSGLTLDLRLGL